From the genome of Deinococcus sp. AJ005, one region includes:
- the accD gene encoding acetyl-CoA carboxylase, carboxyltransferase subunit beta — protein sequence MALDRFFRRRRPQQQTGADVPELWTQCPQCKESIYNRDLLLNAYVCPKCGHHLRLGAAQRVDVLLDEGSFTPLSGKVHPVDALNFHDTEAYTDRLKRAQAKTGRPDAILTGSGTILNLPVTLAVMDFAFSGGSMGSVVGEEISRAAEYAAEHGTPLIIVTASGGARMQESALSLMQMAKTTVALETLSEAGLPYVSILSDPTTGGVTASFATIADVIVAEPGALIGFAGPRVIQQTIRQSLPEGFQRAEFLLDHGMVDAVVDRREQRPYLANLLGLLTRREVSA from the coding sequence ATGGCGCTTGACCGATTTTTTCGCCGCCGCCGCCCGCAGCAACAGACGGGCGCGGACGTGCCAGAGTTATGGACCCAATGCCCTCAATGCAAGGAGAGCATTTACAACCGAGATTTACTTCTGAACGCCTACGTCTGCCCCAAATGCGGCCACCACCTGCGGCTGGGCGCGGCCCAGCGGGTGGATGTGCTGCTGGATGAGGGCAGTTTCACGCCGCTGTCTGGCAAGGTACATCCCGTGGACGCGCTGAACTTTCACGACACCGAGGCGTACACGGACCGCCTGAAACGCGCCCAGGCCAAGACGGGCCGCCCCGACGCGATCCTGACGGGAAGCGGCACCATCCTGAACTTGCCAGTCACGCTGGCCGTGATGGACTTCGCCTTCAGCGGCGGCAGCATGGGCAGCGTGGTGGGCGAGGAAATTTCGCGCGCCGCCGAATACGCAGCCGAACACGGTACGCCGCTAATCATCGTGACCGCCAGCGGTGGGGCGAGGATGCAGGAAAGCGCTTTATCGCTGATGCAGATGGCCAAGACCACTGTGGCGCTGGAAACGCTGAGCGAGGCGGGCCTGCCCTATGTGAGCATCCTGTCGGACCCCACCACCGGGGGCGTGACTGCCAGTTTCGCCACCATCGCCGACGTGATCGTGGCCGAGCCGGGGGCACTGATCGGCTTTGCCGGGCCGCGCGTGATCCAGCAGACCATTCGCCAGAGTCTGCCCGAGGGCTTCCAGCGGGCCGAATTTCTGCTGGATCACGGCATGGTGGACGCCGTGGTGGACCGCCGTGAGCAGCGCCCGTATCTGGCCAACCTGCTGGGACTGCTGACCCGCCGCGAGGTCAGCGCATGA
- the tsaB gene encoding tRNA (adenosine(37)-N6)-threonylcarbamoyltransferase complex dimerization subunit type 1 TsaB, with the protein MTAPAQVVLALDTATPYLTLALRWQGGETASSREVGRAHAEELPAATRQLFEEAGLPFRADLIVIGTGPGSYTGVRVGASYALGLGRVWTAPVRGVSTLEGLVRGENAQAVSLDARKGNVYGAVYEVSGGAVESIRHAPQKFSLEDFQALIGPLPWHQDNAPDGLALLEAGLRHGAEDWALAYL; encoded by the coding sequence ATGACCGCCCCCGCTCAAGTCGTTCTGGCCCTGGACACCGCCACCCCCTACCTGACCCTGGCCCTGCGCTGGCAGGGCGGCGAGACGGCTTCCTCCAGAGAAGTGGGCCGGGCACACGCCGAGGAATTGCCCGCAGCCACGCGCCAGTTGTTTGAGGAAGCGGGCCTCCCCTTTCGCGCCGATCTGATCGTGATCGGCACTGGCCCCGGCTCGTATACCGGTGTGCGCGTGGGGGCCAGTTATGCGCTGGGGCTGGGACGCGTGTGGACTGCCCCGGTGCGCGGAGTATCCACCTTAGAAGGTCTGGTCAGAGGTGAAAACGCTCAGGCCGTCTCGCTGGACGCCCGCAAGGGCAACGTCTACGGCGCAGTTTATGAAGTTTCAGGTGGCGCAGTGGAAAGTATCAGGCACGCCCCACAGAAATTCAGTCTGGAGGACTTTCAGGCGCTGATCGGCCCGCTGCCCTGGCATCAGGACAACGCCCCGGACGGTCTGGCCCTGCTCGAAGCCGGGCTGAGACACGGGGCCGAGGACTGGGCGCTGGCTTACCTGTAA
- a CDS encoding cupin domain-containing protein, with amino-acid sequence MTQNSNSQQYKVSRDGTKHGEDGQHHLVAGRQGSMRLWHNEQPSDTEGKQPHANDYETLGYVISGKVELDMDGQTILLGEGDSYCVPKGVQHTYRVTETLTAVEVTTPGQAG; translated from the coding sequence ATGACCCAGAACAGTAACAGCCAGCAGTACAAAGTCAGCCGTGATGGAACGAAGCACGGCGAAGACGGCCAGCACCATCTGGTGGCCGGACGGCAGGGCAGCATGCGCCTGTGGCATAACGAACAGCCCAGTGACACCGAGGGCAAGCAACCCCACGCCAACGATTACGAGACGTTGGGCTACGTCATCAGTGGCAAGGTGGAACTGGATATGGATGGCCAGACCATCCTGCTGGGCGAGGGCGACAGTTACTGCGTGCCAAAGGGCGTGCAGCACACTTACCGCGTCACGGAAACCCTGACCGCCGTGGAAGTCACGACGCCAGGACAGGCCGGTTAA
- the dnaG gene encoding DNA primase has protein sequence MGTKEDVRSRLNIAEVVGEYVRLTPAGKGRMKGLCPFHNEKSPSFQVDTDQGYFYCFGCKAGGDVFSFVQRSESLSFGDALRKLAERVGIQVEAKYGERSSRDLYDVNAFALAYFREHLPGPALDYFRRRGLTDETIAAFELGYAPDGWDGLLKHARVKGLSDRQLLEAGLLTENAENGRVYDRFRGRVMFPIRDHLGRLVGFGGRVLDDSKPKYLNTPETDAFRKGEVLYGLDKARTGLGKSENGDSELIVVEGYMDVITMQQHGFTGAVASLGTALTAEHATLLERLGARSISLMFDHDEAGLKAMLKGLDQVLGAKFRVRATSVPSGKDPADALLAGDDAGIRKALAEGVDEVHYRVQAAIETHGTATAEGKRKILMELLPRMQNLDPLDEIAEGVRTAACETLGIKPEALMEWIGSKAKRRTLTDTHLAGMSAGRGEQENEMKLLRQLLINPSLLAKLDGSVPWRNESVRKVMLAVQGAASSDAILDVFRGQPEEQLLIRLLFEGRDSGSISRHGSEQYDQKVNAYAAAAVDDIQVTLSIDAMRAEIGLLKKQVGGAAPTEQLGILKQIGELQRAVEAENRGRRGIA, from the coding sequence ATGGGAACCAAGGAGGACGTTCGTTCGCGGCTGAACATCGCGGAAGTCGTCGGTGAATATGTGCGCCTGACCCCCGCCGGGAAAGGCCGCATGAAGGGGCTGTGTCCATTCCACAACGAGAAAAGCCCCAGCTTTCAGGTGGACACCGATCAGGGCTATTTCTACTGCTTTGGCTGCAAGGCCGGGGGCGACGTGTTCAGCTTCGTGCAGCGCAGCGAGAGCCTGAGCTTCGGCGACGCCCTGCGCAAGCTGGCCGAGCGCGTGGGTATTCAGGTGGAGGCCAAGTACGGCGAGCGCAGCAGCCGCGATCTGTACGACGTGAACGCCTTTGCTCTGGCCTATTTCCGCGAACATCTGCCAGGGCCAGCGCTGGACTACTTCCGGCGGCGCGGGTTGACCGACGAGACGATTGCCGCCTTCGAGCTGGGGTACGCCCCCGACGGCTGGGACGGCCTGCTCAAGCACGCCCGCGTCAAGGGTCTGTCTGATCGACAGTTGCTGGAAGCGGGCCTGTTGACCGAGAACGCCGAGAACGGGCGAGTCTATGACCGCTTCCGGGGCCGCGTGATGTTCCCCATCCGTGACCATCTGGGCCGTCTGGTGGGCTTCGGTGGGCGCGTGCTGGACGACAGCAAACCCAAATATCTGAACACGCCCGAAACCGACGCCTTCCGCAAGGGCGAGGTGCTGTATGGGCTGGACAAGGCGCGCACGGGGCTGGGGAAGTCGGAGAACGGCGACTCTGAACTGATCGTGGTGGAAGGCTACATGGACGTGATCACCATGCAGCAGCACGGTTTCACGGGCGCAGTCGCCAGCCTGGGTACCGCCCTGACCGCCGAACACGCCACGTTGCTGGAACGGCTGGGCGCACGCAGCATCTCGCTGATGTTCGATCACGACGAGGCGGGTCTCAAGGCCATGCTCAAGGGGCTGGATCAGGTGCTGGGGGCCAAGTTCCGCGTGCGGGCCACCTCTGTTCCCAGCGGTAAGGACCCGGCAGACGCGCTGCTGGCCGGGGACGACGCGGGCATCCGCAAAGCGCTGGCCGAGGGTGTGGACGAGGTGCATTACCGCGTGCAGGCCGCCATCGAGACGCACGGCACCGCCACCGCCGAGGGCAAGCGCAAGATTCTGATGGAACTGCTGCCGCGCATGCAGAACCTCGATCCGCTGGACGAGATCGCCGAGGGCGTGCGCACCGCTGCCTGCGAGACGCTGGGCATCAAACCCGAAGCACTGATGGAGTGGATCGGCAGCAAGGCCAAGCGCCGCACCCTGACCGACACCCATCTGGCGGGCATGAGTGCCGGGCGCGGCGAGCAAGAGAACGAGATGAAGCTGCTGCGGCAATTGCTGATCAATCCCAGCCTGCTGGCAAAACTGGACGGCAGCGTGCCGTGGCGTAACGAATCGGTGCGTAAAGTGATGCTAGCCGTGCAGGGCGCAGCCAGTTCCGACGCCATTCTCGACGTATTCCGGGGCCAGCCCGAGGAACAACTGCTGATCCGCCTGCTGTTCGAGGGCCGCGATTCCGGCAGCATCTCCCGGCACGGCAGCGAGCAGTACGATCAGAAGGTCAACGCCTACGCTGCCGCCGCTGTGGACGACATTCAGGTGACTCTGAGCATCGACGCCATGCGCGCCGAGATCGGCCTGCTGAAAAAGCAGGTGGGCGGGGCCGCCCCCACCGAGCAACTGGGCATCCTGAAGCAGATTGGGGAACTCCAACGCGCCGTGGAAGCCGAGAACCGGGGACGGCGGGGCATCGCGTAG
- a CDS encoding metallophosphoesterase has product MSTPRPRGPHLTRRRVLRGLAGTGLGVAALGGMGAAQAYQFGVTQHTRTLPGLTRPLRVAFLTDLHFGLFIYGGSVRAWVDAANAARADLIVLGGDQMDYRADEAPAALLSELKRLKAPLGVYGVWGNHDYGSFGKYYSPHYGPRRNDWPQRREALRAAYAEAGVTILRNEGRSVRDDLYLAGVDDLWEGEVDLGATLAGKPSAGGTLLLSHNPDLLPDLPPGLGLVLSGHTHGGQIRLPLIGAPIVPSRYGQRYAMGWVTGSHGTPAYVSRGLGLSGVPLRNLCEPEIAVFTLTPE; this is encoded by the coding sequence ATGTCTACCCCCCGCCCCCGTGGCCCCCACCTGACCCGCCGCCGCGTGCTGCGCGGGCTGGCGGGCACTGGCCTGGGCGTGGCGGCGCTGGGTGGTATGGGCGCGGCGCAGGCGTACCAGTTTGGCGTGACGCAGCACACCCGCACGCTGCCAGGCCTGACACGGCCCCTGCGGGTGGCCTTTCTGACCGATCTGCATTTCGGGCTGTTCATCTATGGCGGCAGCGTGCGCGCCTGGGTGGACGCTGCCAACGCCGCCAGGGCGGACCTGATCGTGCTGGGCGGCGATCAGATGGACTACCGCGCCGACGAGGCCCCTGCCGCCCTGCTGAGCGAATTGAAGCGCCTGAAGGCCCCACTGGGCGTGTACGGCGTGTGGGGCAACCACGATTACGGCAGCTTCGGCAAGTATTACAGTCCGCACTACGGCCCGCGCCGCAATGACTGGCCCCAGCGCCGCGAGGCCTTGCGCGCCGCCTACGCGGAGGCAGGCGTGACCATTCTGAGAAACGAGGGCCGCAGCGTACGGGATGACCTGTATCTGGCGGGAGTAGACGACCTGTGGGAGGGAGAGGTAGACCTGGGCGCAACCCTGGCTGGCAAGCCTTCGGCAGGGGGAACGCTGCTGCTCAGCCACAATCCCGATCTGCTGCCGGACCTGCCTCCTGGCCTGGGGCTGGTGCTGAGCGGCCATACCCACGGCGGTCAGATTCGGTTGCCGCTGATCGGCGCTCCCATAGTGCCCAGCAGGTACGGACAGCGTTACGCGATGGGCTGGGTCACAGGCTCACACGGCACGCCTGCCTATGTCAGCCGGGGGCTGGGCCTCAGCGGCGTGCCCCTGCGGAACCTGTGCGAGCCGGAAATAGCCGTGTTCACGCTGACGCCTGAATAA
- a CDS encoding citrate/2-methylcitrate synthase produces the protein MTEIAKGLAGVKFTESKLTFINGEEGILLHLGIPIQEWAENSTFEELSLALLEGKLPTATELAQFDAHLKENRAIPQQLQQVIQDMPRGINPMQALRTAVSYLGLLDPQSEDITPEAQRAITIRMIAQFSTIIAAISRTQEGHDAVAPRMDLTHAGNFLYMLTGTEPTPEQSRLFDIALVLHVDHGMNASTFTAIATSSTLSDMYSCITSAIGALKGPLHGGANEAVMDMLDEVGTPDRAEAYISKKLDNKEKIMGVGHRVYKNFDPRSRVLRDYAEHVASKEGKSNYYQVLETIEKTVVDRLGDKGIYPNVDFYSGTVYSDLGIKKEFFTPIFALARISGWCASVIEYSKDNSLLRPSSVYTGEKDAKYVQIQDRK, from the coding sequence ATGACTGAAATCGCCAAGGGCCTGGCAGGCGTTAAATTCACCGAGAGCAAGCTGACGTTCATCAACGGCGAGGAAGGCATTTTGCTGCATCTGGGCATTCCGATTCAGGAATGGGCCGAGAACAGCACCTTCGAGGAACTGTCGCTGGCGCTGCTGGAAGGCAAGCTGCCCACCGCCACGGAACTGGCGCAGTTCGATGCCCACCTCAAGGAAAACCGCGCCATTCCGCAGCAGCTTCAGCAGGTCATCCAGGACATGCCGCGCGGTATCAATCCCATGCAGGCGCTGCGCACGGCTGTCTCTTACCTGGGCCTGCTGGACCCGCAGTCCGAGGACATCACCCCGGAAGCGCAGCGGGCCATCACCATCCGCATGATCGCGCAGTTCAGCACGATCATCGCCGCCATCAGCCGCACGCAGGAGGGCCACGACGCCGTCGCGCCGCGCATGGACCTGACGCACGCGGGCAACTTCCTGTACATGCTGACTGGCACCGAACCTACCCCCGAGCAGTCCCGTCTGTTCGATATCGCGCTGGTGCTGCACGTCGATCACGGCATGAACGCCAGCACCTTCACGGCGATTGCCACCTCCAGCACCCTCAGCGACATGTACTCGTGCATCACCTCGGCCATCGGCGCGCTGAAGGGACCGCTGCACGGCGGCGCGAACGAGGCCGTGATGGACATGCTCGACGAGGTCGGCACGCCTGACAGGGCTGAGGCGTATATCTCCAAGAAGCTGGACAACAAGGAAAAGATCATGGGCGTGGGCCACCGCGTCTACAAGAACTTCGATCCCCGCAGCCGGGTGCTGCGCGACTACGCCGAGCATGTGGCGAGCAAGGAAGGCAAGAGCAACTACTATCAGGTTCTCGAAACCATTGAAAAGACCGTGGTGGACCGTCTGGGCGACAAGGGCATCTATCCCAACGTGGACTTCTACAGCGGCACGGTGTACAGCGACCTGGGCATCAAGAAGGAATTCTTCACCCCGATCTTTGCCCTGGCCCGCATCAGCGGCTGGTGCGCCAGCGTGATCGAGTACAGCAAGGACAACAGCCTGCTGCGCCCCAGCAGCGTGTACACCGGCGAGAAGGACGCGAAGTACGTCCAGATTCAGGACCGCAAGTAA
- a CDS encoding oxidoreductase, whose product MTTIASPLAPRATALEVVQGTNLIGKTAVITGASSGIGVETARALLSAGASVILAVRDTGKGEKIAAELRESTGNQNAQVIELDLASLAQVREGAARILAVAPAIHMLINNAGIMATPQGQTPDGFETQFGTNHLGHFMLTQLLMPALLAAAPARVVALSSSGHRRSDIVWDDIQFERRPYDRWDAYGQSKTANALFAVGLTQKYGAQGVTANAVHPGGIMTGLQKFVPVEEQRAMGWQDESGKLNAVFKTTEEGASTTVWAATSPQLEGVGGLFLEDLQESTPLDPQNPDPMFGHKPYARDSESAARLWALSEELVGLN is encoded by the coding sequence ATGACCACCATTGCCAGTCCACTCGCGCCGCGCGCTACCGCCCTCGAAGTCGTTCAGGGGACCAACCTGATTGGGAAGACCGCCGTGATCACTGGCGCATCTTCCGGCATCGGCGTCGAGACGGCCCGCGCCCTGCTGTCGGCGGGGGCATCGGTGATCCTGGCCGTCCGGGACACCGGAAAAGGCGAGAAGATCGCTGCCGAACTCCGTGAATCGACGGGCAATCAGAACGCTCAGGTGATCGAGCTGGACCTCGCCTCGCTGGCCCAGGTGCGTGAAGGGGCGGCGCGAATTCTGGCGGTGGCCCCCGCAATCCACATGCTGATCAACAACGCGGGCATCATGGCGACGCCGCAGGGCCAGACCCCGGACGGCTTCGAGACGCAGTTCGGCACCAATCATCTGGGCCATTTCATGCTGACACAGTTGCTGATGCCCGCGCTGCTGGCAGCCGCCCCTGCCCGCGTGGTGGCCCTGAGCAGCAGCGGCCACCGCCGCAGCGACATCGTCTGGGACGACATCCAGTTTGAACGCCGCCCCTATGACCGCTGGGACGCCTACGGCCAGAGCAAGACCGCCAACGCCCTGTTCGCGGTGGGCCTGACGCAGAAGTACGGCGCGCAGGGCGTGACCGCCAACGCCGTCCATCCTGGCGGCATCATGACCGGATTGCAGAAGTTTGTTCCGGTGGAAGAACAGCGTGCGATGGGCTGGCAGGACGAGTCGGGCAAGCTGAACGCGGTGTTCAAGACCACGGAAGAGGGGGCGTCCACCACCGTCTGGGCCGCTACCTCGCCCCAACTGGAAGGTGTGGGTGGGCTGTTTCTAGAAGACCTTCAGGAAAGCACGCCGCTGGACCCGCAGAACCCGGACCCGATGTTCGGCCACAAGCCCTACGCCCGCGATTCAGAGAGTGCGGCGCGGCTGTGGGCGCTGAGCGAGGAACTGGTGGGTCTGAACTGA
- the cutA gene encoding divalent-cation tolerance protein CutA has translation MSLVVLVTLPPERAHDMARTLVAEHLAGCVNILPGVQSVYRWQGDVAEDPESMLLIKTSGEKYPELEARIKSLHPYEVPEIIALQYDRALPEFQSWLREALNP, from the coding sequence ATGTCCCTTGTCGTGTTGGTTACGCTTCCCCCCGAACGGGCGCATGACATGGCCCGCACGCTGGTTGCCGAGCATCTGGCAGGCTGCGTCAACATTCTTCCCGGCGTCCAGAGCGTGTACCGCTGGCAGGGCGACGTGGCCGAGGACCCCGAGAGCATGCTGCTGATCAAGACCAGCGGCGAGAAATACCCCGAACTGGAAGCCCGAATCAAGTCCCTGCACCCCTACGAGGTGCCCGAGATCATCGCCCTGCAATACGACCGCGCCCTGCCCGAATTTCAGAGCTGGCTGCGGGAAGCCCTGAATCCGTAA
- a CDS encoding metallophosphoesterase — MTRQVVVIPDLHGRPDLLDAALAQYPEAYFVSLGDAIDRGPRSMKVVEKLLALKKEGRATLLMGNHELMAASGLRWYRQYLGTHDMGDYRRAIEGFRSWMRAGGETVRSELGGLTLEQFPALLEEYLQDLGRVVYVTEDGAVHDQPPTTPSVLIAHASPPVRHQQYPDAMTAALWLRPFEGPFPLPDGVVYSVHGHTPVPVPARMGRHLYIDMGAYETGRLALAEIKGGSQPRITVLCGRGKPSLGSKYPRFGEPVSVQAVDLPGAPPR, encoded by the coding sequence ATGACCCGTCAGGTGGTGGTGATCCCGGATTTGCATGGCAGACCGGACCTGCTGGACGCCGCCCTTGCCCAGTACCCGGAGGCGTATTTCGTGAGCCTGGGCGACGCTATTGACCGGGGACCGCGCAGCATGAAAGTGGTGGAAAAACTGCTGGCCCTGAAAAAGGAAGGCCGCGCCACCCTGCTGATGGGCAACCATGAGCTGATGGCGGCCTCGGGCCTGCGCTGGTACCGGCAGTATCTGGGCACCCACGACATGGGCGATTACCGCCGCGCCATCGAGGGCTTCCGTTCGTGGATGCGGGCCGGGGGCGAGACGGTCCGCAGCGAACTGGGCGGCCTGACCCTGGAACAGTTTCCGGCGCTGCTGGAAGAATATTTGCAGGACCTGGGCCGGGTGGTCTACGTTACCGAGGATGGCGCGGTCCACGATCAGCCGCCCACCACGCCCAGCGTGCTGATTGCCCACGCCTCGCCCCCGGTGCGCCACCAGCAGTACCCGGACGCCATGACGGCGGCGCTGTGGCTGCGCCCCTTCGAGGGACCGTTTCCCCTGCCTGACGGTGTGGTCTACAGCGTTCATGGCCACACCCCGGTCCCGGTCCCCGCCCGGATGGGCCGCCACCTGTACATCGATATGGGGGCCTACGAGACGGGCCGACTGGCGCTGGCCGAGATCAAGGGGGGCAGCCAGCCTAGAATCACGGTGCTGTGCGGGCGCGGCAAGCCCAGTCTGGGCAGCAAGTACCCCCGTTTCGGGGAACCGGTGTCCGTGCAGGCTGTCGATCTGCCGGGTGCGCCGCCGCGCTGA
- a CDS encoding LapA family protein: MRTIVLIAGLVLLLIFAVLNFGSLMALQPMNLGFIQYVTAPIGLIMLLTAIFAALLFYFWAGISNLRAQADTAKLLRDMETLRVSLDSQEGSRFAELRSHLDTRMNALGTGETGNELRAMNARIDGLQQDINLQLAQLDDYLKTKLGDAPAKSSREIDLRLDKKL, encoded by the coding sequence ATGCGGACAATTGTCCTGATCGCCGGTCTCGTCCTCCTGCTCATCTTTGCGGTGCTGAATTTCGGCTCGCTGATGGCCTTGCAGCCCATGAATCTGGGCTTCATCCAGTACGTCACCGCGCCTATCGGCCTGATCATGCTGCTCACGGCCATCTTTGCCGCGCTGCTGTTCTATTTCTGGGCGGGGATCAGCAACCTGCGTGCCCAGGCCGACACGGCCAAGCTGCTGCGCGATATGGAAACATTGCGGGTCAGCCTGGACAGCCAGGAAGGCAGCCGCTTCGCCGAACTGCGGAGCCACCTGGATACCCGCATGAACGCGCTGGGCACAGGTGAAACGGGCAATGAGCTGCGGGCCATGAATGCGCGGATTGACGGCTTGCAGCAGGACATCAACCTGCAACTGGCGCAACTGGACGATTACCTCAAGACCAAACTGGGCGACGCCCCGGCAAAGTCATCCAGAGAGATCGATCTTCGCTTGGACAAAAAGCTGTAG
- a CDS encoding acetyl-CoA carboxylase carboxyltransferase subunit alpha, with product MTGSPEALRELEARVRDLEATAQRTGQNLDSSISPLKVEVQRLREASGPPSRWERVQLARAPGRPTALDYVDRLCTGFTELHGDRRFGDDPALIGGPARWMGVPVMLLLQQKGRDTKTKIKRRFGSANPEGYRKAVRLMDLAEKFGLPVVALVDTQGAYPGLEAEERGQGWAIAESIRRMLNLRVPVVCAVIGEGGSGGALAVAVGNRVLIQENAWYSVISPEGAASIIWKDASKAPLAAEALKLTAPDLLDLGIVEEVIPEPTGGAHLNMDEAAAAVGEAVGRHLAELMAQSPQQLKKGRAARFRALGAFTER from the coding sequence ATGACCGGCAGCCCTGAGGCCCTGCGTGAGCTGGAAGCCCGCGTGCGCGATCTGGAGGCCACCGCCCAGCGCACCGGGCAGAACCTGGATTCCTCCATCTCGCCGCTGAAGGTGGAAGTGCAGCGGCTGCGCGAGGCCAGCGGGCCGCCCAGTCGCTGGGAACGGGTACAACTGGCCCGCGCCCCCGGCAGGCCCACCGCGCTGGATTACGTGGACCGCCTGTGTACCGGCTTTACCGAGTTGCACGGGGACCGCCGGTTTGGCGACGATCCCGCTTTAATCGGTGGCCCGGCCCGCTGGATGGGTGTGCCCGTCATGCTGCTGCTTCAGCAGAAGGGCCGCGACACCAAGACCAAGATCAAGCGCCGTTTCGGCAGCGCCAACCCCGAGGGCTACCGCAAGGCCGTGCGCCTGATGGATCTGGCCGAGAAATTTGGCCTGCCCGTGGTGGCCCTGGTGGACACCCAGGGCGCGTATCCGGGCCTGGAGGCCGAGGAACGCGGTCAGGGCTGGGCGATTGCCGAGAGCATCCGCCGCATGCTGAACCTGCGCGTGCCCGTGGTCTGCGCCGTGATCGGCGAGGGTGGCAGCGGCGGCGCGCTGGCCGTGGCGGTGGGCAACCGCGTGCTGATTCAGGAAAACGCGTGGTACAGCGTGATCTCCCCAGAAGGTGCGGCCAGCATCATCTGGAAGGACGCCAGCAAGGCCCCCCTGGCCGCCGAGGCCCTCAAGCTCACGGCCCCCGATCTGCTGGACCTGGGCATCGTGGAAGAGGTCATCCCCGAACCCACGGGCGGCGCACACCTGAACATGGACGAGGCCGCCGCCGCCGTGGGCGAGGCGGTGGGCCGCCATCTGGCCGAGTTGATGGCGCAGTCGCCGCAACAGTTGAAGAAGGGGCGGGCGGCGCGCTTCCGGGCGCTGGGGGCCTTCACGGAGAGGTAA
- a CDS encoding CBS domain-containing protein, which yields MTTLKDIMTPDLTTVDTRATLKEVATHMKEQGIGNVLIMDGDMLTGIITDRDIVVRAVAYGHDFGTPASDYATGDVFTMPADTTVEEAAREMSHRQLRRLPVTEGSKVVGIVSLGDLAVRAQTGVDETALKGISQPTS from the coding sequence ATGACCACTCTCAAAGACATCATGACCCCGGACCTGACCACCGTGGACACCCGCGCCACCCTTAAAGAAGTCGCCACCCACATGAAGGAACAGGGCATCGGCAACGTGCTGATCATGGATGGCGATATGCTGACCGGAATCATCACGGACCGCGACATCGTGGTGCGTGCCGTCGCTTACGGCCATGATTTCGGCACCCCGGCGAGCGATTACGCCACGGGCGACGTGTTCACCATGCCTGCCGACACCACGGTGGAGGAAGCCGCCCGCGAGATGTCCCACCGTCAGCTCCGCCGCCTGCCCGTGACCGAGGGCAGCAAGGTGGTGGGCATCGTCAGCCTGGGCGATCTGGCTGTGCGGGCGCAGACGGGCGTGGACGAGACGGCCCTGAAGGGCATCAGCCAGCCGACGAGCTGA